A genomic segment from Schistocerca piceifrons isolate TAMUIC-IGC-003096 chromosome 4, iqSchPice1.1, whole genome shotgun sequence encodes:
- the LOC124795917 gene encoding uncharacterized protein LOC124795917, with product MLVMNCWLMFEEFIHPVVIRCYCDLSFAHHLMYSSPVTLYTIEYMLSGYLTNIIRTMTMHCVNCLFTGNHFIHSRNVAGKIAEAVTFQRILDDVRDYIHCEEVERLHHLTRKALHNIKREFLIDPHQYHSSDEISVSIFLERMKDCVLMHKQTGQNMGNLSSEDTMIVLITPFQSELLRKFGSNIVCVDSTHCTNMYKLLVTTSLVIDEFGSGRKQELSNQLCLSDDTNVFRCAWAGVMGLAEHNLLCTWHIDRSWRSNLRKVHGGPNKQTQVYKALRMLLEEADIEKFSELLELFERELQEDEDTREFGMYFTNHYGFRPQHWAYCYRRNLNINTNMHLEAMHRVLKYCYLDGKTNNRLDKLLLVLMKLVRDKSFERIIKLYKGGHTHRIEKIQERHRESKKIDRGQITANSDGKRFYVKSQSTSGITYAVTLKALECNLSCRLLCCTCNICIQSFSCCCPDNLINLNICKHIHAVSMTYDLHFSKTVKDKETTSIQQASAILSSMKKQNDEATASWGTQLKAKLKVLLNHVDSLDTETEETVEKAVDHLLSLVNSRSKKEGPHCASNEKLQVQRTSNKQNFSPKSLFGKPTLAEKSNVASALVQPDSEVLSVHVVFDHTYSKN from the exons ATGTTGGTAATGAACTGTTGGCTGATGTTTGAGGAA TTCATCCACCCTGTAGTAATTAGGTGCTACTGTGACCTTAGTTTTGCCCACCACCTGATGTATTCTTCACCTGTTACATTATACACAATTGAATACATGCTGTCTGGATATCTTACCAATATAATTAGAA CAATGACAATGCATTGTGTTAACTGTTTATTTACTGGCAACCA CTTTATTCATAGTAGAAATGTTGCAGGGAAAATTGCTGAGGCTGTGACGTTCCAGAGGATTTTGGATGATGTGAGAGATTACATACATTGTGAGGAGGTTGAGAGACTGCACCACCTTACTCGGAAGGCTCTCCACAATATCAAAAGGGAATTTCTAATTGATCCTCACCAGTACCATTCTAGTGATGAAATTAGTGTGAGTATTTTTTTAGAAAGAATGAAAGACTGTGTTCTGATGCACAAACAAACTGGTCAAAACATGGGAAATTTATCAAGTGAAGACACAATGATAGTGTTAATAACACCATTCCAAAGCGAATTGCTTAGAAAATTCGGTTCCAATATTGTTTGTGTAGACTCGACACATTGCACAAACATGTACAAATTATTAGTGACAACATCGCTAGTTATAGATGAATTTGGGAGTG GGAGAAAGCAGGAGTTATCAAATCAACTGTGTTTGTCAGACGACACAAATGTTTTTCGATGTGCTTGGGCAGGTGTAATGGGTCTGGCAGAACACAATTTGCTATGTACGTGGCATATTGACCGCAGCTGGAGAAGCAACTTGAGGAAAGTGCATGGTGGCCCAAACAAGCAAACGCAGGTTTACAAAGCTTTGCGTATGCTGTTAGAAGAAGCAGATATAGAAAAGTTCAGTGAGTTGCTAGAGTTGTTTGAGAGGGAGCTACAAGAGGACGAAGACACAAGAGAATTTGGAATGTATTTCACAAATCATTACGGATTCAGGCCCCAACATTGGGCGTATTGTTATCGGCGTAATttaaacataaacacaaacatgCATCTGGAAGCCATGCATAGAGTATTAAAGTACTGCTACCTTGATGGCAAGACCAATAATAGACTGGACAAGTTGCTGCTGGTACTAATGAAATTAGTAAGAGACAAATCTTTTGAAAGAATTATTAAGCTCTACAAGGGTGGACATACTCATCGAATAGAGAAAATTCAAGAACGGCATAGAGAATCCAAAAAAATTGACAGAGGCCAAATCACAGCCAATAGTGATGGCAAACGATTTTATGTGAAATCTCAATCAACAAGTGGCATCACATACGCTGTTACTTTAAAAGCACTAGAATGCAACCTCAGTTGCAgacttttgtgttgcacttgtaatATTTGCATTCAAAGTTTCTCTTGCTGTTGTCCAGACAATTTAATAAATCTGAACATTTGTAAACACATTCATGCTGTATCAATGACATATGACTTACATTTCAGTAAAACAGTCAAAGATAAAGAAACCACTTCAATACAACAGGCATCTGCTATTTTGTCCTCAatgaaaaagcaaaatgatgaGGCAACTGCTTCATGGGGAACACAGTTGAAAGCTAAATTAAAAGTCCTGCTAAACCATGTAGATTCATTAGATACTGAAACGGAAGAGACAGTGGAAAAAGCAGTTGACCATTTGCTGTCACTTGTTAACTCTCGCTCCAAGAAAGAAGGTCCACACTGTGCCAGCAATGAGAAGTTGCAAGTGCAACGCACATCTAATAAACAGAACTTCAGTCCAAAAAGTTTGTTTGGTAAACCAACCCTGGCTGAAAAGTCGAATGTTGCAAGTGCTTTGGTGCAACCCGACAGTGAAGTGTTGAGTGTGCATGTTGTCTTTGATCACACATactctaaaaattaa